In Triticum aestivum cultivar Chinese Spring chromosome 5B, IWGSC CS RefSeq v2.1, whole genome shotgun sequence, the following proteins share a genomic window:
- the LOC123114046 gene encoding protein transport protein SEC13 homolog B — protein sequence MPPHKIETGHQDVVHDIAMDYYGKRLATASSDNTIKIIGVSGSSQQQLATLSGHQGPVWQVAWAHPKYGSMLASCSYDGRVIIWKEGGKPDEWTQAHTFTEHKSSVNSIAWAPHELGICLACGSSDGNISVFTARSDGGWETTRIDQAHPVGVTSVSWAPAMAPGALISPGPSGQFEYVQKLASGGCDNTVKVWKLTNGSWRMDCFPALQMHRDWVRDVAWAPNLGLPKSTIASASQDGTVVIWTAPKEGEQWEGRVLNDFRTPVWRVSWSLTGNILAVSDGNNNVTLWKEAVDGEWQQVTTVEP from the coding sequence ATGCCTCCTCATAAGATAGAGACTGGGCACCAGGATGTGGTGCATGACATCGCGATGGATTACTACGGGAAGCGCCTCGCCACTGCATCCTCTGATAACACAATAAAGATCATTGGCGTAAGTGGCAGCTCGCAGCAGCAACTTGCTACTTTGAGCGGACACCAGGGCCCAGTTTGGCAAGTCGCGTGGGCTCATCCTAAGTATGGTTCCATGCTTGCATCCTGCAGCTATGATGGGCGGGTTATAATATGGAAAGAAGGGGGCAAACCTGATGAGTGGACACAGGCTCACACTTTCACTGAGCACAAGTCTTCTGTAAATTCCATTGCTTGGGCGCCTCATGAACTCGGCATCTGCTTGGCTTGTGGTTCATCTGATGGGAACATTTCAGTCTTCACAGCTCGTTCTGATGGTGGGTGGGAGACGACGCGCATCGACCAGGCTCATCCAGTGGGCGTGACCTCTGTTTCCTGGGCTCCAGCGATGGCCCCTGGTGCCCTAATCAGCCCAGGGCCTTCTGGGCAGTTTGAGTATGTTCAGAAACTTGCTTCTGGTGGCTGTGACAACACTGTCAAGGTGTGGAAGCTCACCAACGGGAGCTGGAGGATGGACTGCTTCCCAGCCCTTCAGATGCACAGGGACTGGGTGAGAGACGTCGCCTGGGCTCCAAACCTAGGCCTCCCAAAGTCCACAATCGCCAGCGCCTCTCAGGATGGAACTGTTGTCATCTGGACAGCGCCGAAAGAAGGCGAGCAATGGGAAGGCAGGGTTCTGAATGATTTCAGAACCCCTGTTTGGAGGGTGTCGTGGTCGCTGACAGGAAACATACTGGCGGTCTCTGATGGCAACAACAATGTGACCCTGTGGAAAGAAGCTGTGGACGGTGAATGGCAGCAAGTGACTACCGTCGAGCCATAG